The following proteins are co-located in the Apis mellifera strain DH4 linkage group LG11, Amel_HAv3.1, whole genome shotgun sequence genome:
- the LOC107965751 gene encoding uncharacterized protein LOC107965751: protein MSILGMYELTHPESLSNSELKKILENRCIDFSDYKNLSRFELIELYKRVALPLPQRQSENMQNSGIKEHNEATHFDNELYRNSISLNGTNSTKICINETTKMPESSYMRSKSSTNEIKQTSKKIRLNNSNNFTKCNSIDKHVNDEKYDGAPSKKKQKITWP, encoded by the exons atgtcGATATTAGGAATGTATGAATTAACTCATCCTGAATCATTGTCAAATTCTGaacttaagaaaattttagaaaat agatGTATTGACTTcagtgattataaaaatttatctagatttgaattaatagaattatataaaagggTAGCATTACCATTACCTCAAAGACAATCcgaaaatatgcaaaattcaGGAATAAAAGAACATAATGAAGCAACACATTTTGATAATGAATTgtatagaaattcaatttcatt gaatggTACAAATAgtacaaaaatatgtattaatgaaACAACAAAAATGCCTGAATCTTCTTATATGAGATCAAAATCTTctacaaatgaaattaaacaaacttCTAAGAAAATAcgtttgaataattcaaataattttacaaaatgtaaTAGTATTGACAAACAtgttaatgatgaaaaatatgat GGAGCACCatcaaagaaaaaacagaaaattacATGGccataa